Below is a genomic region from Raphanus sativus cultivar WK10039 chromosome 4, ASM80110v3, whole genome shotgun sequence.
TTCTGTTATTGATCAAAGTGTGAGCTACACACGTTATATACACTTGACAGCTAATTCCGGAACAAACCGGTTATTGATCTAATCTAAAATGTACAATCAGACCGTAAATGAACCGATAATAAaccaatattttgtttcattgcGTAAAGTTTATATGGATAAAAAGGATAAGTGACTCCATGTTACCATGGCTATGCTTTGAGAAAATGTTGAATCTTCTGAGCTGTGACCTTGTGGCAGTTTGTCACTTGCATGCAAAGacgaaatatatattttagtgattAACTGATTTTCATGACCTGATTAATTACATGTAAACTATGATGCAAGCCAAACTCATCAATCTAATTGCAAAGAGATCATGGGAACACACAAATAAAATGTCAGCGTGAGAAATTTCCATCTATCTGTACTACTTGGAGATTTCAATATTATATTGTTTCTCGTTGGTCCCAACTGTCTGCAGCGGCGGTGTATGTTGTATACAGGGGTAGACCTAGATGAGAAAGGGGTGTGGCACATGCTCCATGCTTACTAATATAAAGCTTTATGTTATTGTGTATAGGGATGAAAAAATTAGGCAATAATGTTGCATCTTCTTTATGGATACATTATTTAGGCAACACATATATATACGACTCACTTTGACACCCATTTGTCCACACGGTCTATAACTGgacaaaaatcacaaaaacataaaattatgtttttcaaaCAAACCGTAAAATTGAGTATTTTTGTCCAAATCgtaaaatcttgtttttctgCCAAacttataaaagtaaaattttccactaaaatcgaaaaaataaattttcgcCCCCAATCTTAAAATCAAGTTTACCGATCAAACCCCGGAAATTGTAGCAAATATGTATGTATCTAGGGTTAGATTGACAACTTTAGATGTTTACAATTCgaattttgccaaaaaaaactCCTAGAAAAATACAAGTTTAATACATCACTGAATCCATACAATAATTATTCACATTATACTGCATAATCATTATCTACAATCACTACTAATTACATCTCACAAGATGCAATTTGAAGCATAATCatggttatttatttattttaggtaGAACGATCTTTCTACAATTCATACCACTTTAATTAACCACTAAGACAAAGTTCAACTAGCTACATCAACATCTTATGTTCATACATTTGTATCTCCATTAATACTTAGAGAAGACTCATTAACAATTTTGGAAACCGTCATCTCCTCCACATGAGCTTTGTTGTGTTGCTGAACCACAAGTATTGATGGGATGATGTGGTTGATCGAAGAAGCAAGCACGTCCCCAATAGGACCTAATTCAGGATGTTCGGCCTGACGCTCAGCTAACGCCGCCACCTCGGCGGACGGTAATCTCCCTCTTCCAACCACTATGAGATCAAAGCCTTGACTCTGTCCTATTGACAATGCTTCTTCAATTATGTTGTTTGGTTCCTTTTCTTTGTACTCTACCATTTCTTTCCATTTGCTCTTGAAATCTTCTAATGCTCCTTCATCTAATTCCTAATGATAGATTAAAATCTGAACTTAGTTTACCTAATTTTAATACTAAAATACcagcaaaaaaataattagagtTCATAGGATTGTTttaccttttctttttctggATCCACGTTGGTTGTCAAGAAGGCATAATTCTTCTCCTTGCATTTACTCGGTGCTGGCCGTAACGTGACGGCGTTACTCCTCAACGTTTCTCTCACCAAAAACCTAATGAGAGTAACTTTAACCGCAGGATGCTCCGCCATCCTCCCGGCGAGCTCTAAAGCCTCACGGTCGTCAGGACCACCAAAGAAAATCACACAAACCCTTTCAACCACATTAGAGCTATCAATGTTCGAACTTTGGGCCTCGATGGAGCCAAGTCCACGGTCAACAAGAACCGCCACGGAACATGGTGCGTTCTTCAAAACCCTCTGGTTAACTAATCTCCAGCCATGACCGACGTTTTCCGGTACGTTTCCATCTCCTCCGTCTTGGTGGCGATGGTGGTCATGACCATGATCAACGTTCCAACGTTTGTGGAAAGGTAAAATGATCATTGTGACCCTCTTGGTCTCTGCCATGTGGCATATGTCTTCGTGCATTGTGTGTAAAGGAGAGACTGCGGTAATAGGGCGGACCGCGACTCGACCTAGTTGACGGTAGGCTTGGAAGCCTCCTATGACGTTACTGTGGCACTCTCCATGACGGTAACGCTGGACGAAAGGAAATCCGTTTTTACGGGCTTTTTGCACCATTATGATTGATGAAGATCGTTCCGTTAGTTCCATGAGGTGCATGACGAATAGTTTTAGCTGCAGCATCTGccaataaatatgatattaactAAGATTAGTACCTAATGCAAAAGGTCAAATGTTATACATATATCAACAATTCAACATATGAAACGAACATGTAGCATAGATAACATTCTAATATAGGCATCAGACCATGCATAGATTTAAATATAGATTGTAAACACAAGCATATATAAAGAAGTAACCTTGGTGGTTCGGATGGACTCGATGACAGAGATAAGAGATGATACATTGGCTGGACCATGGAGGCAGGCGAGGATGCGAAGCTCTTCCTTGGTGGAGTCCTCGCTCGCCGACAAGTCCTTTAGTTTGCGGTGGGTACTACGTGCCGGCTTGTAAATGGCCATTACAGTCGGCGTTGTAATGAACGTTGTGAAGAGTGCCATTAGCACTAGTATCGCAAACGTCTCGTCGTTTAGCACCTAGTTAAACCCAACCCCACGCACGTACGGTTAATTAatcattattaattaattaatatataaaaagtcaaaaatatttttaaactatttttaataaatatttatcttCCGAAAACGAAGGATATatctttatatcattaaaattgtGTACATAAAAATGaacagatatatttttttttttttgaacagatACTCgtcttgtttgttttttgtgCTAGATGTCCCCATAAAATGATCGCATCATGACTTCTTTAATGATTAGCGAGGACTGAGGAGTGACGACCCATATGTCAAGATTATGTTACTAGGTTATAGTTTtcttagttatattttattgcATTTTCTTTGGCCATATTTATATAGCCAAAACAAGAAcctttaaatagaaaaataattataaaactagAAAAGCTAACCTTTTTCTCCTTGCCTATATTGAGTACAATGAGCTCCACCAAACCTTTCGTGTTCATCAAGAAACCAAGTGTCAACGCTTCTCTCGCAGGAACCTTAACCATCACCGCCACTGCAAAAGTCCCGACGATCTTTCCAACGCAAGCCGTAACCACGACAAGACCCAACATCCCCCACGACACAGCTCCTCTGATCTTCGCCACGTCAGTTTTCAATCCACTCGTCGCGAAATAAAGCGGCAATAGTAAACCGGAAGACAAAATCCTCAATCCGTTCAATCAATCTCTGACCAAACTCCCCATCTTTCGGTATAGTCAAACCGAACACAAACGCTCCGAAAATAGAATGAATCCCAATCAAATCCGTCGCGAAACCGGAAACCATAACACCAGCTAACGTCAAACACACGAAAGACTCTCGTACGACGCCGTTTTCAAGAGATCCGCGCTTCGCGACCCATTTCATTCCGGGTCGGATCACAACcaacataaaaacaacaaatcCGACACCTGATAACAGAACCCACAGCGACACCAACGGACTCTTTTTCTCCCCACCGCCTTCACCGTTACCCGCTAACGCAACCGCTAAAGCGAGTAAAATCCACGCGGCTACATCGTTGAAAGCGGCTGCAGCCATCGCGGTTTCTCCGATCTGCGTCGTCAGAAGCTTGAGCTCCGCCAAGATACGCGCCAACACAGGGAAAGCCGTGATGGAGAGCGCTACACCCATGAAAACGAGAAACTCGGCGTACCCCGGTCTATCGACGGCGGTGTAGAGAGTGCTGCGGATCACAAACGCGACTCCGACGCCGCCGAGAAACGGGAGCGTGATTCCCGCGACCGCGATTCCGAACGCGCGTTTCCCGCTTCGGCGGATGGATGATAAGTCGAGCTCGAGACCgacgaggaagaggaagaagaggaggccTATGCTCGCGACGGATTCGAGTATCGGCATGCTCCATTTCGGGAAGATACGGTCCATGTACGTCGTGTTTCGTCCTAAAGCAGACGGTCCTAACAAGATCCCTccctttgaaaaaaaaaatgaaaatgatgatggcAAATCCGTAAATAAAAACGATGGCAGAATTGTAATATAGAGTGTAGTTTTAACTCACGACGATCTCAGCGATGACTTTAGGTTGGCGAAGGGGTTTGAAGAGGATGGCGAGGGAGCGACTGACGGCGATGATTAACGCCGTTTGGATGATGAGTAACGGAAACGCGAAGTTCAAGGGATTGTCGCCTTGCCATGCTCCGTTGGATGAGGTTTTCACGGCGGTTATGTTAAAGGTCATTTTGGAGATTTCGCGGACTATTTTGTCTCTCTTCTCTATTCAGAAAGGCTGATTTTGGAACTTGGAACATGTGATATAGTTCAAGTGACAAGAAGTTTTGCATGAAGACATTTATAggcattttttttgtttgaagatTCAAAAGTTAATCATGTTTGCTTCTAACTTGTGTTCACTTTCTGTATATCACGTGCGACTTTGAATTATTCAGGTT
It encodes:
- the LOC108849447 gene encoding LOW QUALITY PROTEIN: cation/H(+) antiporter 20 (The sequence of the model RefSeq protein was modified relative to this genomic sequence to represent the inferred CDS: deleted 1 base in 1 codon), which produces MTFNITAVKTSSNGAWQGDNPLNFAFPLLIIQTALIIAVSRSLAILFKPLRQPKVIAEIVGGILLGPSALGRNTTYMDRIFPKWSMPILESVASIGLLFFLFLVGLELDLSSIRRSGKRAFGIAVAGITLPFLGGVGVAFVIRSTLYTAVDRPGYAEFLVFMGVALSITAFPVLARILAELKLLTTQIGETAMAAAAFNDVAAWILLALAVALAGNGEGGGEKKSPLVSLWVLLSGVGFVVFMLVVIRPGMKWVAKRGSLENGVVRESFVCLTLAGVMVSGFATDLIGIHSIFGAFVFGLTIPKDGEFGQRLIERIEDFVSGLLLPLYFATSGLKTDVAKIRGAVSWGMLGLVVVTACVGKIVGTFAVAVMVKVPAREALTLGFLMNTKGLVELIVLNIGKEKKVLNDETFAILVLMALFTTFITTPTVMAIYKPARSTHRKLKDLSASEDSTKEELRILACLHGPANVSSLISVIESIRTTKMLQLKLFVMHLMELTERSSSIIMVQKARKNGFPFVQRYRHGECHSNVIGGFQAYRQLGRVAVRPITAVSPLHTMHEDICHMAETKRVTMIILPFHKRWNVDHGHDHHRHQDGGDGNVPENVGHGWRLVNQRVLKNAPCSVAVLVDRGLGSIEAQSSNIDSSNVVERVCVIFFGGPDDREALELAGRMAEHPAVKVTLIRFLVRETLRSNAVTLRPAPSKCKEKNYAFLTTNVDPEKEKELDEGALEDFKSKWKEMVEYKEKEPNNIIEEALSIGQSQGFDLIVVGRGRLPSAEVAALAERQAEHPELGPIGDVLASSINHIIPSILVVQQHNKAHVEEMTVSKIVNESSLSINGDTNV